The following proteins are encoded in a genomic region of Brachypodium distachyon strain Bd21 chromosome 1, Brachypodium_distachyon_v3.0, whole genome shotgun sequence:
- the LOC100830395 gene encoding protein MAIN-LIKE 1 isoform X1: MDLSSQDQTTQQQQKRNGRRVVGSSQIWTRYGVLLPSQQTRKLKEWVLTDEQQQLVSASGLGHLALTTGFTIDRSLLTAFCERWDNETNTAHFMGFEMAPSLRDVSYILGIPVTGHVVTAEPIGDEAVKRMCCHYLGESPGSGEQLCGLIRLTWLYRKFHQLPENPTINDIVFSTRAYLLYLVGSTLFPDTMRGFVSPRYLPLLGDFGKIHEYAWGAAALAHLYRGLSVAVTPNSTTQFLGSATLLMAWIYEYFPLTQPQQKNQNTLLPRACRWNFGGVTRGQRKNVMEWGKVFEQLQLSDVNWNPYKDINPAIVPGYCIAADNVCYSRTWLISFNIKEVYVPDRFTRQFGREQGRLHGVPMWARRTWSKGKDWRIEYAREIEDFHQLVGCHFTPSAETNINSLPNWSIAGQSTTGCSRNAPQNFSVMVEDLKNDLPVIDRYLEGQLLPVEVASFLERVSTMIKTYSPPQSSQRKEQAAQGQNRTVSAKNPRKRVKPLIAQDPSSPQDSLLYQNPGVLVPNQATKSNRVLDGTVPLLNGEVFKEHEAMDPWQMSHLAAESSSSPDSSSQESRKRRQCPDEARTPRSNEVLRRSGRLCVQLKMFKHKDGVGAEETNPIFL; the protein is encoded by the exons ATGGACCTCTCATCTCAGGATCAGAcaacacaacaacaacaaaaacgaAATGGCCGAAGAGTAGTTGGTAGCTCTCAAATCTGGACA CGGTATGGTGTTCTGCTACCAAGCCAGCAGACAAGGAAGCTAAAAGAATGGGTCctaactgatgaacaacaacaGCTAGTCAGTGCTAGTGGCCTTGGACATCTTGCTCTTACCACCGGATTTACCATCGATCGTTCTTTGCTTACAGCCTTTTGTGAGAGATGGGACAATGAAACAAATACTGCACATTTCATGGGATTTGAAATGGCTCCTTCTCTCCGTGATGTTTCATACATTCTTGGAATTCCAGTGACCGGTCATGTAGTGACTGCAGAacccattggtgatgaagctGTGAAGCGGATGTGCTGTCATTACTTAGGAGAGAGCCCTGGTAGTGGGGAGCAACTATGTGGCTTGATCAGATTGACTTGGTTGTACAGGAAATTCCATCAACTGCCAGAGAACCCCACCATCAATGATATTGTATTTAGCACCAGAGCATACCTTCTATATCTGGTTGGCTCTACCTTGTTTCCTGACACAATGAGGGGATTTGTATCCCCAAGATATCTACCACTTTTGGGTGATTTTGGGAAGATACATGAGTATGCTTGGGGGGCTGCTGCCCTTGCTCATTTGTATAGAGGATTGTCTGTTGCAGTAACGCCAAACTCTACCACCCAGTTCCTCGGCAGTGCAACTTTGCTCATG GCCTGGATTTATGAGTATTTTCCGTTAACTCAACCCCAACAAAAGAATCAGAACACCTTACTGCCTCGGGCATGCCGATGGAACTTTGGAGGAGTGACACGTGGACAGAGAAAGAATGTTATGGAATGGGGAAAGGTTTTCGAGCAGCTTCAGTTGTCTGAT GTCAACTGGAATCCTTACAAAGACATAAACCCAGCTATTGTTCCAGGCTATTGCATTGCAGCAGATAACGTTTGCTACTCCCGTACATGGCTAATCAGCTTTAACATTAAAGAGGTGTATGTACCTGACCGGTTTACTAGGCAGTTTGGGAGGGAGCAAGGTCGCCTCCATGGGGTGCCAATGTGGGCAAGAAGAACTTGGAGTAAGGGGAAGGACTGGAGGATTGAGTATGCTCGTGAGATTGAGGACTTCCATCAATTGGTTGGCTGTCATTTCACCCCTTCTGCAGAAACTAATATCAACTCCCTCCCGAATTGGTCTATAGCCGGACAGAGTACTACAGGATGCAGTCGGAATGCCCCTCAAAACTTCTCTGTGATG GTTGAAGATCTGAAGAATGATCTCCCAGTAATTGATCGCTATCTGGAGGGACAGTTACTGCCTGTGGAGGTCGCAAGCTTCCTAGAGAGGGTCAGTACGATGATCAAAACTTACTCCCCACCACAGAGCAGTCAAAGAAAAGAGCAAGCAGCCCAGGGCCAAAATCGCACTGTTAGTGCAAAGAACCCAAGAAAGAGGGTAAAACCTTTGATCGCTCAAGATCCTTCGAGCCCTCAGGATTCCCTGCTATATCAAAATCCAGGTGTGCTGGTACCTAATCAGGCTACCAAGAGTAACAGGGTGCTGGATGGCACTGTACCTTTGCTAAACGGAGAAGTGTTCAAGGAACATGAGGCCATGGATCCCTGGCAAATGTCGCATTTGGCGGCGGAGTCCTCTTCCTCACCAGACTCTAGCTCCCAGGAATCAAGAAAGCGGAGGCAATGCCCTGACGAAGCCAGAACCCCAAGGAGTAATGAAGTCCTCCGAAGGAGTGGAAGGCTCTGCGTGCAGCTCAAAATGTTCAAGCACAAGGACGGAGTGGGGGcagaggagaccaacccgatCTTTCTCTGA
- the LOC100830395 gene encoding protein MAIN-LIKE 1 isoform X2: MDLSSQDQTTQQQQKRNGRRVVGSSQIWTRYGVLLPSQQTRKLKEWVLTDEQQQLVSASGLGHLALTTGFTIDRSLLTAFCERWDNETNTAHFMGFEMAPSLRDVSYILGIPVTGHVVTAEPIGDEAVKRMCCHYLGESPGSGEQLCGLIRLTWLYRKFHQLPENPTINDIVFSTRAYLLYLVGSTLFPDTMRGFVSPRYLPLLGDFGKIHEYAWGAAALAHLYRGLSVAVTPNSTTQFLGSATLLMAWIYEYFPLTQPQQKNQNTLLPRACRWNFGGVTRGQRKNVMEWGKVNWNPYKDINPAIVPGYCIAADNVCYSRTWLISFNIKEVYVPDRFTRQFGREQGRLHGVPMWARRTWSKGKDWRIEYAREIEDFHQLVGCHFTPSAETNINSLPNWSIAGQSTTGCSRNAPQNFSVMVEDLKNDLPVIDRYLEGQLLPVEVASFLERVSTMIKTYSPPQSSQRKEQAAQGQNRTVSAKNPRKRVKPLIAQDPSSPQDSLLYQNPGVLVPNQATKSNRVLDGTVPLLNGEVFKEHEAMDPWQMSHLAAESSSSPDSSSQESRKRRQCPDEARTPRSNEVLRRSGRLCVQLKMFKHKDGVGAEETNPIFL, from the exons ATGGACCTCTCATCTCAGGATCAGAcaacacaacaacaacaaaaacgaAATGGCCGAAGAGTAGTTGGTAGCTCTCAAATCTGGACA CGGTATGGTGTTCTGCTACCAAGCCAGCAGACAAGGAAGCTAAAAGAATGGGTCctaactgatgaacaacaacaGCTAGTCAGTGCTAGTGGCCTTGGACATCTTGCTCTTACCACCGGATTTACCATCGATCGTTCTTTGCTTACAGCCTTTTGTGAGAGATGGGACAATGAAACAAATACTGCACATTTCATGGGATTTGAAATGGCTCCTTCTCTCCGTGATGTTTCATACATTCTTGGAATTCCAGTGACCGGTCATGTAGTGACTGCAGAacccattggtgatgaagctGTGAAGCGGATGTGCTGTCATTACTTAGGAGAGAGCCCTGGTAGTGGGGAGCAACTATGTGGCTTGATCAGATTGACTTGGTTGTACAGGAAATTCCATCAACTGCCAGAGAACCCCACCATCAATGATATTGTATTTAGCACCAGAGCATACCTTCTATATCTGGTTGGCTCTACCTTGTTTCCTGACACAATGAGGGGATTTGTATCCCCAAGATATCTACCACTTTTGGGTGATTTTGGGAAGATACATGAGTATGCTTGGGGGGCTGCTGCCCTTGCTCATTTGTATAGAGGATTGTCTGTTGCAGTAACGCCAAACTCTACCACCCAGTTCCTCGGCAGTGCAACTTTGCTCATG GCCTGGATTTATGAGTATTTTCCGTTAACTCAACCCCAACAAAAGAATCAGAACACCTTACTGCCTCGGGCATGCCGATGGAACTTTGGAGGAGTGACACGTGGACAGAGAAAGAATGTTATGGAATGGGGAAAG GTCAACTGGAATCCTTACAAAGACATAAACCCAGCTATTGTTCCAGGCTATTGCATTGCAGCAGATAACGTTTGCTACTCCCGTACATGGCTAATCAGCTTTAACATTAAAGAGGTGTATGTACCTGACCGGTTTACTAGGCAGTTTGGGAGGGAGCAAGGTCGCCTCCATGGGGTGCCAATGTGGGCAAGAAGAACTTGGAGTAAGGGGAAGGACTGGAGGATTGAGTATGCTCGTGAGATTGAGGACTTCCATCAATTGGTTGGCTGTCATTTCACCCCTTCTGCAGAAACTAATATCAACTCCCTCCCGAATTGGTCTATAGCCGGACAGAGTACTACAGGATGCAGTCGGAATGCCCCTCAAAACTTCTCTGTGATG GTTGAAGATCTGAAGAATGATCTCCCAGTAATTGATCGCTATCTGGAGGGACAGTTACTGCCTGTGGAGGTCGCAAGCTTCCTAGAGAGGGTCAGTACGATGATCAAAACTTACTCCCCACCACAGAGCAGTCAAAGAAAAGAGCAAGCAGCCCAGGGCCAAAATCGCACTGTTAGTGCAAAGAACCCAAGAAAGAGGGTAAAACCTTTGATCGCTCAAGATCCTTCGAGCCCTCAGGATTCCCTGCTATATCAAAATCCAGGTGTGCTGGTACCTAATCAGGCTACCAAGAGTAACAGGGTGCTGGATGGCACTGTACCTTTGCTAAACGGAGAAGTGTTCAAGGAACATGAGGCCATGGATCCCTGGCAAATGTCGCATTTGGCGGCGGAGTCCTCTTCCTCACCAGACTCTAGCTCCCAGGAATCAAGAAAGCGGAGGCAATGCCCTGACGAAGCCAGAACCCCAAGGAGTAATGAAGTCCTCCGAAGGAGTGGAAGGCTCTGCGTGCAGCTCAAAATGTTCAAGCACAAGGACGGAGTGGGGGcagaggagaccaacccgatCTTTCTCTGA